The following are encoded together in the Oreochromis niloticus isolate F11D_XX linkage group LG12, O_niloticus_UMD_NMBU, whole genome shotgun sequence genome:
- the LOC106098900 gene encoding tripartite motif-containing protein 35-like: MAEKVAVFENYLSCHVCSETFRDPVSLSCGHSFCSSCLQKFWEQTTNKNCPICKRKSSKDEPSMNFALKELADSFAKRQSESSPETEKEKEEEKEEVVCDKHPDVPYWYCEDEDRAVCPVCEFSLHQSHKVVPVEEAVSDLKEQLKSDLKSLQDKRNKYKQVEETYNEVIQHSKKQLLSTERQIRAEFNKLQQFLKEEEESRLAALREEEEQKGRTISREMKMIEEQISSLSDSISAVEEELQKHSVPFLSSYKDTQSRAQSSVSDPQLVSGALIDVAKHLGNLSFRVWEKMKEKVHFSPVILDPNTANRWLYLSDDLTSVRHRDTKHELPDNPDRNTYSATVFGSEGFRSGKHSWEVEVGDHPWWIVGLVKESADKNEPSVSPTSGFWCLTHYSGEYTNGDDQSLQVKKSLQRIRVQLDYDRGEASFCDPEDMTHIYTHRDTFTEKLFPFFNIGEAGDAKTSDIKICETEISLKSVRRSL, from the coding sequence ATGGCGGAGAAAGTCGCAGTTTTTGAAAACTATCTGAGCTGCCATGTGTGTTCAGAGACATTCAGAGatcctgtgtctctgagctgcgGCCACAGCTTCTGTTCAAGCTGCCTGCAGAAATTCTGGGAACAAactacaaacaaaaactgtcccATTTGTAAAAGAAAGTCTTCAAAGGATGAACCATCCATGAACTTTGCTCTCAAAGAACTCGCTGACTCCTTTGCTAAGAGGCAGAGTGAGAGCTCAcctgagacagaaaaagaaaaggaggaagagaaggaggaggtggtgtgtGATAAACATCCAGACGTCCCTTACTGGTACTGTGAGGATGAAGACAGAGCTGTGTGTCCTGTGTGTGAGTTTTCTCTCCACCAGAGTCACAAAGTGGTTCCTGTAGAAGAAGCAGTCAGTGACctgaaggagcagctgaaatCTGACTTAAAGTCTCTGCAGGACAAGaggaacaaatacaaacaagtgGAGGAAACATACAATGAAGTGATTCAACACTCCAAGAAGCAGCTGTTGTCCACAGAGAGGCAGATCAGAGCAGAGTTCAACAAGCTCCAGCAGTtcctgaaagaggaagaggagtccAGACTGGCAGctctgagggaggaagaggagcagaagggGAGGACTATCAGCAGAGAGATGAAGATGATTGAGGAGCAGATCTCCTCTCTGTCAGACAGCATCTCTGCTGTTGAAgaagagctgcagaaacacagcgtGCCATTCCTCAGCAGTTATAAAGACACTCAGAGCAGAGCCCAGAGCTCAGTGTCAGATCCACAGCTGGTCTCAGGAGCACTGATAGATGtggccaaacacctgggcaacctgtCCTTCAGAGTGTgggagaagatgaaggagaaggtCCACTTCAGTCCTGtcattctggacccaaacactgcaaACCGCTGGCTCTATCTGTCTGATgatctgaccagtgtgagaCATAGAGATACGAAGCATGagcttcctgataatccagaTAGAAACACTTATTCTGCCACTGTTTTTGGCTCTGAGGGCTTCAGgtcagggaaacacagctgggaggtggaggtgggagACCATCCTTGGTGGATTGTGGGTTTAGTTAAAGAGTCAGCTGACAAAAATGAGCCATCTGTTTCACCAACATCTGGATTCTGGTGTTTAACACATTACAGTGGAGAATACACTAATGGTGATGATCAGTCTCTACAAGTGAAGAAGAGTCTCCAGAGGATCAGAGTCCAGCTGGACTATGACAGGGGGGAGGCGTCCTTCTGTGACCCTGAAGACATGACTCACATCTACACTCACAGAGACACTTTCACTGAGAAACTCTTCCCATTTTTTAACATTGGAGAGGCAGGAGACGCCAAAACCTCTGATATCAAAATCTGTGAGACGGAGATTTCTTTGAAAAGTGTAAGGAGGTCTCTGTga